One Nicotiana tomentosiformis chromosome 1, ASM39032v3, whole genome shotgun sequence genomic window, AAGTAATCCTCAAAACTAAATCTAATATTGTCAATtagtaattaaactaaaaattactTCCCATATACAGTAGCCTCTTTCTCCTGCCCGGGGGGGGGGGCTTTTAATTTTGGACAAATGAATGATGGCTACATTTCAATTTTCATGTGAGACGTTTGATGAGGCCCtgcatcaaaagaaagaaaacatactCATTAATCAAAAGTTCGAAATTTCAACTTaaattttgacaaaaatagaaaaacataaaagaaaagtAACCAAAACTTGCCTCTCTCTTCTTACCAGGAAAACTTTGTGACTGCAATGTCAGATCCTTGTTGGGATTTTGGGTAAATCCCATCTTCACAATGCTTTGCAGGTCATCCTCGCACATTGTAGGGAACTGGATAAATTAAGCAATTGTCACAACTAAATTACTGATGAAAAATGTTTGGTTAACTTGTATATATTGACATTACAAAAGAAATACACTTAACACCTAAAAGATAATTATTAGGTAGTATTTGTCAATGAAAAGTGAAATTGGTAACCTAAGGCAAGTTATCTGTTGTAATGGGTTAAAAGTGCAGTGATAATGTTAAATATTCCTTACACTATCCATGTACATAAGTTAATTCTTGAATTATTGTAGAATGGCTAATCACCTGATTAAGATATTGACCAAGTCCATCTAGGGAAGGCAATTGCATTCCTAGAGTGCGAAACAGTGAGTTATCTAACGTGTTCGCCGAGCATTGGCTTAGTACCCCATTAGGAATATCACTGGAAAGTTGTTGCCGGGGTTGTTGGTAATCTACTGGGAAAACAGGTTGGGGCAGAGAGCCATTTGGTTGACATATCTGGAAAAAGAAATTGCTTTAGCATGTCAGATAATGTCATATAAAAGGAAGCCGTTTCACTATCAGACTATGACACACTTACATCCTTTGGAAGAAGATTTTCTGCTGGAAAATCCAAACTTGGGTTCACTGAAGCCAACTTCATGGATAGGAACTACAAAAATGTTGCATTTAGCTCATGAACAGAAAAAACACATTTCATAAAATTTTACTTGTAAAATTTACCTCGACTTGTCGTTGCAGTGACTGTACATAATTTATAATTTCGTCAAGCATTAATGCTTTTCCTGTCACCTGGTTGACAAAATTTCCACTCTGCGTTAGAACAGGATTTACTATTATTATGCGATAAAAAAGATACAGTAGTAATTTTTTTAAGCTAATTACCTTATTACAGCCTGGTACAAGATCTTGTAAAAGCTTCATTCTTTCACTAATCTTCTCTCGTCGGACCTAATTAGATGCCAAAAGACGACCATTGTTAACACAACAGAACATGCCCTTTCGAATGAACTAGCAATTTCAGGATTCAAGATTTGACATTTTATTTTTCAGAAGAATTGGTTGCAATGCTTACTCTTTCAGCTAGACTATGGCTATCAGTAGCTTGTCCTCTCCTTGCTCTAACATGAATATAGTCCTTTGGTGGCTCAGGAGGCTTTTGATTTTCTATAGTTTGATTTTGAGTTTCATCACCTTCATTGCCCTTTGTTTCCTCCATGTTAACTGTTCCAGTTTCTGTCTCATTACCTTCTACTTGTTTACATCGCTTTGTTCTTGCATTATCATCACCTTCACCTCCCTAAATGAAAATTTGATTAGCCACTAATTGCATTAGTTAAGCAAATCAAGATTATTTTGACTGACTTCATAATAATAATCCTTACCATGTTTCCATTTGCAGGGGCATCTTCTTTTGTTTTCCCTCTTGAAgctgtttttctttttctagtaGAATTCAATTCAGTTGGAGTTTTTGGCCCTGTTTCTCCACTTGGCTCAGAAACAGGCTCATTAGAATTAGTGACAGGCCTGCACAAATTTGTAGACATCAATTCCATCCTTGTTTGGCCCGAATTCTTGATTTGCAAAGGGGATCCAGCTTGCTTCAAAGAAGGGCTACTCGAAACTCTAGGCAACTTTCCATTCCCCAATTGTTGAGCATATCTATGTGTCAATTCCCCCCATGGACTTGTTCTACCGTTAAAACTACGGCTACCAAAACAAGAAAATTTAGCAGCTCTTTGGGCAAAACCAGGATCAGCAGAGACAGCAGGCAATGGAACAGGAGGAGGATTTAAAGGAAGTGAATTTCCCAAATTGGGCATTTGTAATTTCGGTGTAGTGTAACATGaattattagtattattattgttgaatGGCGGTTGAGGGGAGCTGCAAACTGTGGTCACTTTACCAATTAATTCAGCAGGGGAAGAAGACACTATTGAGTTCAAAGTTGAGTCAAATTGATGTGTAGAGTCGTGATCCCAATTGGGGTTGAGGAAAAAATCAGAAGACTGCCCTGAATGTAGGGAATTCCAGTTAGAAGGGAATGTCATAGTGGGTTCGAATTGAAGGGGCGGATTAGTAATTCCACCATTCATGAAGTAATCTTTCTCCATGGAATAGAAATCAAAAGTAGCTTTAAGAAAAATGTTGCTCAATAAGAGATGTTAACTtgaaagagagaaagaagaggAAAAGGGGGAGGAGAAGAAAATGAGAGAGATGGAAGTTATATAGGCGGAAAGAGAAAAAAAGGTAGTTTTGTTTGACCTTTTTTCGTTTgtatatttaattgaagaaaaatggTACTACTGTGGAACCGGGAAAAGCGGAGAAGAGGGGTGAATTGCCGGGCCTTCAACGTCGGAGGACCGATTTTACATTTTACCAGTTTTTCCTAACTCGGCTTTCATAGAAGCTCTCGAGTCTCTTCCAGCTAGAGTGCTTACTGGTCTAGTACTAGAAACTTGAATCCATTTGTGATTTTTTTTGACACGTGAGACGAAAATGtgtgtttaaaaaaaagagtgatatttttatatatatcgctcttttaaagagcgctatattTTAACGGAGTTTTGACCGTTAAAGTATAGCactctttatatatataaaacactCTTTTAAACCGCGCTATACAGGACTGATAATACAGCtatgtatagcgcggtatataaccgcgctatatatatagCGCACGcagttatataccgcgctatacataGATAAATAAACGGCCCCCCTCCTTCTTCCCCACACTCAAACCAGACGCCCCCCTCCCCCAAATTAAAAAttcttacccccccccccccccccaaatttcctTCTAAAAAATTATAGTGGACCCCACCCGTCACACAAAAAGATAAGATTGTAGGTCCCACATCCTAGCCAAGCCTTCTATTGTTGTGGTTTCCTCGTTTCGAgctcaaattttcaattcatcGACTTTCCAAAAaacataaatcgaggtattccgatttagtttatgtcaaaactcgtataataatgcatattagttgttttaaATGTGTTTTCAtgttgttttatatttttttttttgcgattaaactagtatgttatttttatccggactaagatattagtgttttgtgtttgttttgtgattaaaatgtatttgttgtttttatctagtttagattatttatttgcttaaagactagtgcctttttagcgtagtaaaatgtagagcCTTTTAGCGTAGAATCCCTATAGTTTAAGTATCTTTTATActgatagatcaaacacaaactctgtccaattaaatatgataaaaattaattatttaatttacaaaaacaagcatacaaaaattatgaaaatattaaaattgacacacacaagaattcaggatagcttggtgctactggttctccaatatcgagcctggaacccataggtatatacactatccaattaaatatgataaaaattaattatttaatttacaaaacaaacatacaaaattatgaaaatattaaaattgatacatacaagaattcaggatagcttggtgctactaggcctcaaatatcgagcctggaacccataggtatatactctgtctaattaaatatgataaaaattaattatttaatttacaaaacaaacatacaaaattatgaaaatatcaaaattgacacacacaagaattcaggatagcttggtgctactgggcctcaaatatcgagtttggaacccataggtatatactctgtccaattaaatatgataaaaattaattatttaatttacaaaacaaacatacaaaattacgaaaataataaaattgacacacacaagaactcaGGATAGCTTGGTCCTACTGGGCATCAAATATCGAGCTTGGATCCCGGACCAATTAAATAGCTTGGtctaattaaatattgtataattataaaaaataattatttaatttacagatcaaacatacaattaatgttgtttaatttacagtatACGACATGGACGTGCCGCCTATGCATCCCAGACCTGTCTCCGATGAGCTATTAGAGTTATAGGGCGATCATAGGTCCGCCTACAtatgggagggagagttactggcccagactctccgcgccaggagagtggacgacatgtgagattttatgAAGGACAGAGATCTCCATCCCCGTGTAGTCCAGCGCCTGCGGGATACGGGCTTCTACAGGATTTTGGAGATCAGGCGGCTGCAGCTCGACTAGTCTttgatcacggccctgatagagcggtggcgaccggagacgcacacttttcacctgcccattggcgaggccaccatcacgATGCAAGACGTGGAGGTTTTATATGGGATGCCTGTTGATGGACTGCCCATTGCACTACCTCAGAccatgagagagatgacgcgTGGGCAGTATTTGGACATGCTGCAACAGCTCACTGGTTTCAGGCCACAGGATGAGACTGCACACTCTGGGGCCAGTCGTATGAGTTTGACAACTATTCGACAGCATTTGGAGATATTGCACCCCGACATCACCGAGGAGACAGATGATCTGTATATTCACCGGTATACGAGGTTGCTGCTGCTCCTTCTGTTTGGGGggtcttgttcccgaacacttcgggcaACCTAGTCACCTTGTGATTTCTTCATCATGTTCAACTGCTAGATGATTTACCCTAGTACAGCTGGGGTGCTGCTGTTCTCGCCTACTTGTACAGGCATCTGTgtcgggcgagcatgggcacccagcaTGACGTATGTGGATTTTTGCCGCTTTTACAGGTGacaacatattcgaatactctattcattCCTTCCAATTCTATTTAGTCAAATATTTTCTTAAACTTTACGTcaactttgtatgttaggtttgggcctgggagcggttcctgcagttgcagccacctctaccaccattacctccggatgtaccacctccgtttctccttctagctaggaggtgggttctccGGCATGGATATGTACGAGATTACGAGGCTCGGCATAATCTCCCCCTTTTGCAGGGATGTGTTGGATATGCTGGAGGGTGCACAGGTAAATGTGTACCTAAACTTACTTGGTATAGCTTCACATGTGTTACGCATACTCACGTTTTATGTTGTTATTTGATAGTTTATCTAGACGCCATACATCGACTACTTGATAGGTGgcctgcccgattattgctcgactGGCCGACTGATTTGGAGCACTTCCGTCTCGCTCATGTGCCTCAatattgtggagcatcatgccacgGAGCGGGTACTTCGCCAGTTTGGCCGTCCACAGTATATACCGAGGGGGCCTAGATGGGAGGCCACACATTATCAGcaggatgatcgttccagggcgGATGACGCATATGTAGCATGGCTAGAGGCGCAGGTCTATACTTGGGATGGCCGAGCTGAcctaattccccccccccccacagatCCAGACGGAGACTATTCAGCTCTATATGCCCTGGTACCGCCGTGTTACCCCGACTTTTTGTCGAGAATCGCATTCATCAAGctggcggtcggtacgttccatatGCCGGGCGGCATGATGCCCTGGTATGTTTTAtgttattattaattatataactgtAACTTAGTGTTCtgtagtttatattttatacattGTGCAGGCTATTAGCCTATATATAGTCTACTAGATGGGACTGCAGATGCAACAACATACCGGCGAGGGAGCGGCCGCTTTGCACGATTACGGCCGGCATGTTGCAGAGGTGGCTGCCCGGACACTGCAGCGAGCTCGAGAGAATCAGCGCTTGGTACACGACCCTGTTTATGTGGCGCCAGAGCAATACCAACGAGGTAGGGGTGTCGCACGAGGGAGGGGTGCCCCTCCAGGTAGGGGTGCCCTACGAGGCAGGGCTGCCCCACGAGGTAGGGCTGGCGCACGGGGTCGTGGTGGGTGGCGAGGAGGTGTTCCCCAAAAAGGGGGCGTTGAGGTCCCTATTGATGATGTTGGTGCTGATCTGCCGGGTGACTTACATGAGCCGGACGAGTATCCCACCAGCATGCCGTCATACAGCCTTGGGATGCAGCTCactccagggacttcgcaggtgaccccatCAGGTCCGTTATTGATCACGGGCACGGACCTTACCGGAGAGGATTGGGAAGCATACTTCCTAGGGTCATCGACCGCTGCTGAGGATCGGCCGACCCGAGATTTGGATAGTGGGCgccgactgagttatggctcatcatcacaAGCGCAGGTATGTTTTTAttagtattaaatttaaatttgttttttattttctcatttattttccataactttattaattttctttTTAAGGCTTCATCCCCGCCCGTCACGGAGACCCATTTGTGCGATGCTGACATGGCTGCGACGaagattatattcaggagcccgatgagaccatggtaagacaatttaaattgtTGTGACTTAATATATACTTTCCTATACTGAGCTGACTTATTCTTCTGTAGATTTCTACAGGACCGACGGCCCCTTCTACCGATTCTGCCAGCACCACTGAtgatcatgctgcagcgcatcctACTATAAAGAgccgtgatgaggatgatcctgatagtatagccgggcgggatgggatgcgcctcaggccagcggctgcattgaagcacacatgctgtgggacacattgatttttttttttgtattttatgtaaatattattttatgtaaataataacaacaattttttatgtttacataatatgcgcattatgtttttatttccccgttccttctttattttattactacaacacaaacataaaacataacaacttaacataattaactaatgaaaatacatgacacgcgaaacataaagataaagtagtacactcaacacatacatgtcaTTGTTTAGTCACTGCCGCCATTATTATCTGCTCCAActacttaaatttctcttccatcttatttttttctaattctgcCTCTTTCAGTTTCTCTTTCAACTCCGTAATTTCTCGTCTATATTCTTTTTCATATTCACACTGTTTTAAGGTCAAATCATGAAGATACTGCAAAGATCGTTTGTAGCATTCCTGCTTACAGGGTTCATCAATCCATACCTCAAAATTGCAAAAAGGTTCGTTGGGAACCCTATAAAACTTGTCCACACACATCCAGTAGTGGCGTCCAACTTCACCATCATCCCAACAGTCATTCATCAAACATTTTTTGCCGCACTGGCACCTTGGTACATAAAGGCGTTCAGACATTTGTTAAAGCGTTAAAAAAAACCTtgcttttatggaaagttttgctattAGTTATTGTTAAGCGCATAAAATAACTAGAATGCGCCCGTTATTTATAGGCAaggcaacacacataacgtagtatttaaccgcgttatatatattcacataacgtagtatttaactgcGCTATGCTTTGCGTGTTAAAGATGATTACGGATACAAAACAGCTTTTTTTCAGACGGGCAGCTTTTCAattcgacaagacaatacacataacgtagtatttaaccgcgatatatatatatatatatatatattcacataacgtagtatttaaccgtgcTATGTTTTGCGTGTTAAAGATGATTACAGATACAAAACATCATTTTCTCAGACGGGCAGCTTTTCAgttcgacaagacaatacacataacgtagtatttaaccgcgatatatatatatattcacataacgtagtatttaaatATATATTCACGTAacatagtatttaaccgcgctatatatgttcacataacgtagtatttaaccacgCTATGTGTATTCACATATTTATCAGAAATCTACCTTTAGCTCAACTATTTTTGAACTATATTTAtcaactatatttatcaaatatattcacatattttTCCGTTTTTTAATCCAATGCTATTTTTGATTACATGAACGGGAGGGAGAAATGCATTAATTTACTCAACTAAaaaatgttaaatatcaataatatttaacaacaatggaaacataattttatttgatacatctTGCAACATAAACAAAATATCTACTTATTACAACATAAACTCATTGATAGTTGGGAACATTAGAAGAACACCCACCACGAGCTTGATTACCACCACCACCCAAACCAGCCGAAGGACATTTTCgacggtcgtgtcctgtttgcaagcatataccacatttgcgcgcataaacggtatcgctaacatccatttggttccgtatatgCATTCTCTTCTGCACCTGTATTCGACGCAAATAGtgcttgttacacaccattttaaatggttccggcggccaataatgctcatcacacactggctgcaactgcccactataggtgtttaagtaagaAGCAACACTATGTtgtttatcaacgtagttggttggctctaaacctgtatgttgaaagcacctgatggcatgtgagctcggcatgtggtagatggaccatttcccacaagagcataaccttctagaTTCATTTATGGTATGTACATTATTTCCCCGATTATGATGGATAGCGGTgagaacttcaaaaatatttctgttGTGAtcatactgcaaaaatgaatgccaatgtgctcgccgcctgcatttctcaaatctcttcatcggcagtggcataaattcaacacccatttCCATCAATGACGTTGCAGCTGCAGTCCTTTCAATAAACCTCTTCGCCATCTGCTTGAACGACAtgcgcaccatggcagtgacaagaaatcctcttgccgacttcaataacccgttgaaagactctgacacgtttgtagtcagaattccccatcttcttccagcatccgcatgcaaagtccacttctgaagctcatgtcgcatcaaccaatgataggctctctcgtcttcctacctgatagattccatgtgcctccggaatttatgctcttggtggtctgttgctgccatccacatcaaatcatgtagatccttgttgggatgtgccttctgaaaattggccttaaagtgcctcacacagtaacggtggtaggcataaggTTCTTGCCATGCAGGCAAGTTCTCTACAGAATTTAAGATACCACCATGCCAAccagatattagacaaatgccGGAACACTGCTTGACAACATGCTCTTTCAAATGGTTCAAAAACagcgtccacgtctcttggctttcattggcacaaatagcaaacgctagaggaaatatttgtccactagcatctactgcaacgactATCAACAACTTGATATCATACTTTCTATAGACATGAGTGccatctatggatattaccggccggcaatgcagaaaaccatcaattgctggtttaaatgcccagaacacgtaattgaatatatattctgATTTTCCCGGACTACGCTCAAGCTTCCATTTAACAACCGCCccagggttaaagtgttgcagtgCGGCCATGTATTTGAGTAgagctgcaaatgacttatcccagttaccataaacaatttcaaacgcacgtttgcgcccgagaaatgcctttcttttggtaatggtatgaccatattcctggtggactgatgtaatgcactctttgattttatagcttatggacgcttcaaggtgtggaataaggacaagagaaatcaaatcaatatccaagttgtagtgattcccattgaatgtgtccatttcacatatGTGAGTGGGAATATATTTACCCACTTTCCACAGACATTTGTTCTTCTTGCTCGCACGCAACATCCAa contains:
- the LOC138909016 gene encoding uncharacterized protein codes for the protein MAALQHFNPGAVVKWKLERSPGKSEYIFNYVFWAFKPAIDGFLHCRPVISIDGTHVYRKYDIKLLIVVAVDASGQIFPLAFAICANESQETWTLFLNHLKEHVVKQCSGICLISGWHGGILNSVENLPAWQEPYAYHRYCVRHFKANFQKSARGFLVTAMVRMSFKQMAKRFIERTAAATSLMEMGVEFMPLPMKRFEKCRRRAHWHSFLQYDHNRNIFEVLTAIHHNRGNNVHTINESRRLCSCGKWSIYHMPSSHAIRCFQHTGLEPTNYVDKQHSVASYLNTYSGQLQPVCDEHYWPPEPFKMVCNKHYLRRIQVQKRMHIRNQMDVSDTVYARKCGICLQTGHDRRKCPSAGLGGGGNQARGGCSSNVPNYQ
- the LOC104112952 gene encoding transcription factor bHLH62-like isoform X2, whose translation is MEKDYFMNGGITNPPLQFEPTMTFPSNWNSLHSGQSSDFFLNPNWDHDSTHQFDSTLNSIVSSSPAELIGKVTTVCSSPQPPFNNNNTNNSCYTTPKLQMPNLGNSLPLNPPPVPLPAVSADPGFAQRAAKFSCFGSRSFNGRTSPWGELTHRYAQQLGNGKLPRVSSSPSLKQAGSPLQIKNSGQTRMELMSTNLCRPVTNSNEPVSEPSGETGPKTPTELNSTRKRKTASRGKTKEDAPANGNMGGEGDDNARTKRCKQVEGNETETGTVNMEETKGNEGDETQNQTIENQKPPEPPKDYIHVRARRGQATDSHSLAERVRREKISERMKLLQDLVPGCNKVTGKALMLDEIINYVQSLQRQVEFLSMKLASVNPSLDFPAENLLPKDICQPNGSLPQPVFPVDYQQPRQQLSSDIPNGVLSQCSANTLDNSLFRTLGMQLPSLDGLGQYLNQFPTMCEDDLQSIVKMGFTQNPNKDLTLQSQSFPGKKREGLIKRLT
- the LOC138909013 gene encoding serine/threonine-protein phosphatase 7 long form homolog gives rise to the protein MQDVEVLYGMPVDGLPIALPQTMREMTRGQYLDMLQQLTGFRPQDETAHSGASRMSLTTIRQHLEILHPDITEETDDLYIHRWGAAVLAYLYRHLCRASMGTQHDVCGFLPLLQVWAWERFLQLQPPLPPLPPDVPPPFLLLARRWVLRHGYVRDYEARHNLPLLQGCVGYAGGCTGY
- the LOC104112952 gene encoding transcription factor bHLH62-like isoform X1, whose amino-acid sequence is MEKDYFMNGGITNPPLQFEPTMTFPSNWNSLHSGQSSDFFLNPNWDHDSTHQFDSTLNSIVSSSPAELIGKVTTVCSSPQPPFNNNNTNNSCYTTPKLQMPNLGNSLPLNPPPVPLPAVSADPGFAQRAAKFSCFGSRSFNGRTSPWGELTHRYAQQLGNGKLPRVSSSPSLKQAGSPLQIKNSGQTRMELMSTNLCRPVTNSNEPVSEPSGETGPKTPTELNSTRKRKTASRGKTKEDAPANGNMGGEGDDNARTKRCKQVEGNETETGTVNMEETKGNEGDETQNQTIENQKPPEPPKDYIHVRARRGQATDSHSLAERVRREKISERMKLLQDLVPGCNKVTGKALMLDEIINYVQSLQRQVEFLSMKLASVNPSLDFPAENLLPKDICQPNGSLPQPVFPVDYQQPRQQLSSDIPNGVLSQCSANTLDNSLFRTLGMQLPSLDGLGQYLNQFPTMCEDDLQSIVKMGFTQNPNKDLTLQSQSFPGPHQTSHMKIEM